One region of Quercus lobata isolate SW786 chromosome 2, ValleyOak3.0 Primary Assembly, whole genome shotgun sequence genomic DNA includes:
- the LOC115977888 gene encoding uncharacterized protein LOC115977888, translated as MHTISMEEVEVEEEELEGFQKQVTERFADLCSSESDDDDLLSLAWLRKLLDAFLSCQENFRLILFKHTSMLSKPPMDRLLSDYFDRTVKALDLCNAIRDGIQHIRQCHNLVHIVLCALNPNPNPNLNLGEAHFRRAKKALIDLSIVIAMLDDHKESQSQSNANAIRNRSFGRNNFAAASSSSSASRNSLGHFHSPSWSVSRSWSASRQLQAIGNNLVMPKGNGLAVPVFTMNWVLLLTMWALVAAIPCQDRGLQVHFHIPRQFVWAGPVLAVHERIMEESKKRERRNACGLLKEFLHIEKTSRQLSELVDSLHFPLTEEKEAEVRNRVQELSQVHQAIKEGLDPLERQLREVFHRILRSSSRTTTTLAN; from the coding sequence ATGCATACCATTTCCATGGaagaggtggaggtggaggaggaggagctgGAAGGGTTTCAGAAACAAGTAACTGAGCGTTTCGCCGATTTGTGTTCGTCGGAGTCGGATGACGACGACTTGCTCTCTCTGGCCTGGCTCCGGAAGCTTCTCGACGCCTTCCTTTCCTGCCAAGAAAACTTCCGCCTTATTCTATTCAAACACACATCTATGCTGTCTAAGCCTCCTATGGATCGCTTGCTTTCCGACTACTTTGACCGTACCGTCAAGGCTCTTGATCTATGTAACGCTATCCGAGACGGGATTCAACACATCCGTCAATGCCACAACCTTGTTCACATCGTTCTCTGCGCtctaaatccaaatccaaatccaaatttaaatCTGGGTGAGGCCCATTTCCGCCGCGCCAAGAAAGCTCTCATTGATCTGTCCATTGTAATTGCAATGCTGGATGATCATAAGGAATCTCAATCTCAATCCAATGCTAATGCAATTAGGAATCGCTCTTTTGGAAGGAACAACTTCGccgctgcttcttcttcttcttctgcgtCTCGTAATTCCTTGGGTCATTTCCACTCTCCGTCTTGGAGTGTGTCTCGCTCTTGGTCGGCTTCGCGGCAGCTCCAGGCTATTGGGAATAACCTGGTGATGCCCAAAGGGAATGGCCTGGCCGTGCCGGTGTTTACAATGAATTGGGTGTTGTTGTTGACAATGTGGGCTCTGGTGGCTGCCATTCCGTGCCAGGATCGTGGTCTGCAGGTGCATTTCCATATTCCGAGGCAGTTTGTGTGGGCCGGGCCGGTGCTGGCCGTGCACGAGCGGATTATGGAGGAGTCAAAGAAGCGGGAACGGAGGAACGCTTGCGGCCTGTTAAAGGAATTTCTTCACATTGAGAAAACCAGCAGGCAGCTCTCTGAATTGGTGGATTCCCTGCACTTCCCACTCACTGAAGAGAAGGAAGCTGAGGTCAGGAACAGAGTGCAGGAGCTCTCTCAAGTTCACCAGGCCATTAAGGAGGGATTGGACCCCTTGGAGAGACAACTCAGGGAGGTCTTCCATAGGATTCTTCGCAGCAGCAGCCGAACCACTACCACtctggctaattaa
- the LOC115978115 gene encoding caldesmon-like, with protein sequence MEIELGLKITQTRGDLTSTADFRIAKDRAGPVFLSRENDTMFILTAHLKGFKREKIDIKINEDGTRIAVSGEKPVQEMVMIGWVVYKKRVEIRGFRKVFKIPEGVVLDQIKAKFNEEESSLTIVMPKLGKGTHGVGIEEVQEEEVERDGKGKLEMEQVVANEAFQKDCVGEKIQEEPKEPKIRSIEENGGFVKETDGGLSEKTEIVEEIIKNDTTAEKSLEKPRDPKMKSEEEPHQTAEEEADKGRLEAAKPVPTELPKRANGDLNEKVGQEKPDTVQTIAYKRERETQQVAETSKEAKEIKQVTETSEKAKEITHQRELEEAAPEKVEKYTAGEFGQAEHKIPQEKQKQKPDQEPQQAETPQHDKDEVKKREESHGVVNEIQEARNKSCQEKEGESFNEEKPKELGEKASQKKQPTPERSKLCTPLGAAGSAVLVALIVLVVHRVRAKKT encoded by the exons ATGGAGATAGAATTGGGACTCAAAATCACCCAAACCAGGGGTGATCTCACCTCCACGGCTGATTTTCGGATTGCAAAAGACCGAGCAGGTCCTGTTTTCTTGTCTAGGGAAAATGACACCATGTTCATTCTCACTGCTCATCTCAAAg gttttaagagagaaaaaattgatataaagaTAAATGAAGACGGGACAAGGATTGCGGTGAGTGGGGAGAAACCGGTGCAGGAGATGGTGATGATAGGCTGGGTAGTATACAAGAAAAGGGTGGAAATCAGGGGGTTCAGAAAGGTTTTCAAAATTCCTGAAGGGGTGGTTTTAGACCAGATCAAGGCAAAGTTTAATGAAGAAGAATCATCCTTGACAATTGTCATGCCTAAATTGGGAAAAGGAACCCATGGGGTTGGAATTGAGGAAGTACAGGAAGAGGAGGTCGAGAGAGATGGTAAAGGAAAATTAGAAATGGAGCAAGTTGTAGCTAATGAGGCTTTTCAAAAAGACTGTGTTGGAGAGAAAATTCAGGAGGAACCCAAAGAGCCAAAAATTCGAAGTATCGAAGAAAATGGCGGGTTTGTGAAGGAGACCGATGGAGGGCTCTCAGAAAAGACTGAAATTGTAGAAGAGATTATCAAAAATGACACTACTGCAGAGAAATCTCTTGAGAAACCTAGAGATCCCAAGATGAAAAGTGAGGAAGAACCTCATCAAACTGCAGAAGAGGAGGCTGATAAAGGGAGACTTGAAGCAGCAAAACCTGTTCCCACCGAGTTGCCTAAAAGAGCTAATGGGGATTTGAACGAAAAGGTTGGGCAGGAGAAACCAGATACAGTGCAAACTATAGcttataaaagagagagagaaactcaaCAGGTAGCAGAGACatcaaaagaagcaaaagagaTTAAGCAGGTCACAGAGACATCAGAGAAAGCAAAAGAGATTACGCATCAAAGAGAATTGGAAGAAGCTGCTCCCGAAAAGGTAGAAAAATACACAGCGGGTGAATTTGGTCAGGCAGAACATAAAATACCTCAAGAAAAGCAAAAGCAGAAACCTGATCAAGAACCCCAACAAGCAGAAACTCCACAGCATGACAAAGATGAAgtcaagaaaagagaagaaagtcATGGCGTAGTAAATGAAATTCaagaagcaagaaacaaaagtTGTCAAGAGAAAGAAGGTGAATCTTTCAACGAAGAGAAACCGAAAGAACTTGGTGAGAAAGCAAGTCAGAAAAAGCAGCCCACTCCAGAAAGGTCTAAGCTCTGTACTCCTCTTGGTGCTGCAGGATCAGCTGTTCTTGTCGCTCTCATAGTTCTTGTTGTTCATAGGGTTAGAGCTAAGAAAACATAA
- the LOC115977886 gene encoding uncharacterized protein LOC115977886 has translation MKVPSMLIIFFLSLFALILQPSHSTTILVDGVSEWKNPAVHIGDSIIFKRNHYNLYIFKNQRAFNLCNFTQATLLSRLNSTSYTWHPSRPGFFYFTFNNGTLKTCEASEKYAVKVTQSSTNLGPSPAPAPAPAPSSGRVVSSSPAFSWPFHPRQADSPSPAPSGSSSSIVPDKGGGIPFINSNPAVPLPTGEVDSATIRPLPTSAHGGRQVMVGPFAVEMALLCVALLML, from the exons ATGAAGGTCCCCTCAATgctcatcatcttcttcctctctctttttgctttaattttgcaGCCCTCTCACTCCACCACCATACTAGTAGATGGAGTTTCAGAATGGAAGAATCCAGCTGTTCATATAGGAGACTCCATCA TTTTTAAACGCAATCACTACAACCTCTACATTTTCAAGAACCAAAGAGCCTTCAATCTCTGCAATTTTACTCAAGCCACACTTCTCAGCAGACTTAATTCAACCTCTTACACt tggCACCCATCACGCCCGGGATTCTTCTACTTCACCTTCAACAATGGCACTTTGAAAACATGCGAAGCCTCTGAAAAGTATGCAGTAAAGGTGACTCAAAGTTCCACTAATCTGGGTCCATCTCCAGCTCCAGCTCCAGCTCCAGCTCCCTCTTCCGGCCGAGTTGTATCATCTTCTCCAGCATTCTCGTGGCCATTCCATCCTCGGCAAGCCGATTCGCCGAGTCCGGCACCCAGTGGTAGTTCTTCGTCCATAGTGCCTGATAAAGGTGGGGGTATACCATTTATTAACAGTAATCCTGCGGTGCCTTTGCCTACTGGTGAAGTCGACTCTGCTACTATACGTCCTTTACCAACCTCTGCCCATGGAGGACGACAG GTGATGGTGGGGCCATTTGCGGTGGAAATGGCTCTATTATGTGTGGCTTTGCTGATGCTGTAA